In Myxococcales bacterium, a single genomic region encodes these proteins:
- a CDS encoding DUF72 domain-containing protein, with product MTTRFHVGAKSLKGALSSYAKRFDALEVHLASTKGEGKLKGATLRRYRADVPPHFDFVVVAPPALAALKGGEAFEAALEETLAAIAALQARVVLLSTPTEVTPAQVWRDRIAKLVARLPTDATQVVWEPHGLWETDEAARAAKRLGVVLCVDAARDPVPAGPVAYVRLPQIGAARAYSESSLERVVDSIGERREAYVFIETTSALKECKALRKLTMGRSKKVGGGALVLRPKTAALRVRDDEQE from the coding sequence ATGACGACCCGCTTCCACGTCGGCGCGAAGAGCCTCAAGGGCGCGCTCTCCTCCTATGCGAAGCGGTTCGACGCGCTCGAGGTGCACCTCGCGAGCACGAAGGGCGAGGGGAAGCTTAAGGGCGCCACGCTGCGCCGCTACCGCGCCGACGTCCCGCCTCACTTCGACTTCGTGGTCGTGGCGCCGCCGGCGCTCGCGGCGCTCAAGGGTGGCGAAGCCTTTGAAGCGGCCCTCGAAGAGACGCTCGCGGCCATCGCCGCCTTGCAGGCGCGCGTCGTGCTGCTCTCGACGCCAACGGAAGTGACGCCGGCCCAGGTGTGGCGCGATCGCATCGCGAAGCTCGTGGCGCGGTTGCCCACCGACGCGACGCAGGTCGTTTGGGAGCCGCACGGCCTCTGGGAGACCGACGAAGCGGCGCGCGCCGCCAAGCGTCTCGGCGTCGTGCTCTGCGTCGACGCGGCGCGCGATCCGGTGCCGGCGGGGCCTGTCGCCTACGTGCGCTTGCCGCAGATCGGCGCCGCCCGCGCCTACAGCGAGTCGTCGCTGGAGCGCGTCGTCGACTCCATCGGCGAGCGCCGCGAGGCTTACGTGTTCATCGAGACGACCTCCGCGCTCAAGGAGTGCAAGGCGCTCCGCAAGCTCACCATGGGACGCAGCAAGAAGGTCGGCGGCGGCGCCCTCGTCCTTCGACCGAAAACCGCGGCGCTTCGCGTTCGTGACGACGAGCAGGAGTGA